TTTTCGATCGAAGGTCAGCACATAGGCACGGCAAAAGGATGAACGGGCCGTACCTGCGTAGCCGGAGTTGGCGCTCCCGCGGTCAAAGTACGTCCAGACTACGTGATGGTCCAGACGCTCCTCAACCTTATGGGGCGAGCCATAACGCTTCGCCACCCGTTCGGCCGTGGCTTCATTGATACGATCTTTGAAATAGTGGGTTTCGATCTCCGAACAGGCGCCGACTGCCCCTAGGGTACAGAGAAGTAGAAGCTGCTGAACCGTCCGCATCATTGGCCCTGCCCTCTGCCATCCGATTGCCCTGGAAACCGAACCCGATTCTGTAACCCTGAAGAAAGAAACAGGCGGCCATCAGCACCGACGATAATGGCTTCAACATCCGGCAGCCGTTCGACGAGTTCCATACCCCGCTCCGGCCCCATGACAAAGATGCCCGTATCGAGTCCATCCGCCCAGACCCCTTCTTTGGCAATCACCGTCACACTTTGGCAGCCACGGGCCGGCTGAAGCGTATTCGGATCCAGAATGTGATGATACCGGACCCCGTCACGCTCGAAAAATCGTTCATAGTCGCCCGCCGTTGAAATCGCTTCATCTTCCAAGTCGATAAAGACAAGAACCGCTCCCTCTTTGCGCGGATGCTGAATGCCGACGGGGAACTTTCTTCCGCCCGGCAGCTGGCCGAATGTTTTGATATCCCCCGAGAGCGCCACCACTCCAGCCAATGCCCCAGCCTGCTTCATCGCTATGACCGCGTGATCCGCGGCAAAGCCCTTTCCGATTCCGCCGACATCGATCCGCATACCAGGCTTTTCTAGATAGAGCGTCTGCTCATGCAGATCGGCCAGAATCGCCTGCAAATCCACCAAGGAATGAAGCGCCGCTAACTCAGCCTCTGTCGGTATGCGTTGGTCTTCAGTGACGCGCCATAGATCGACGGCTGGACCGATGGCAATATTGAATCCACCACCGGTTAACTCTGCCGCCTGCTTTGCACGCTGGACGACCGTCCAGGTCTCAAGGCTCACAGCGACCGGCCTGATTCCCGCCGAAACATTCACGCGAGAAAGCTCGCTGCTTGGGATCCAGGTGCTCAGGAGTTGCTCAAGGCGCTTCACTTCTTGGAAACCCGCATTGATTGCCCTGTTCGCGTCCTGATCGGTGGGCGCTACAGCCGTGATCGACACGAACGTTCCCATATGGATCTGCGTCCGCTTCACCACCACGGAGGGAGAGCCAGGTGACAGCCTAACGCACCCGGATTCCATCATCAGAAGGAGGGAGAGACAGCATGAGGATGCAATTGTTCGAACCATAGACATGAGCAGCCTCCTACCTGACATACCGTAAACGATCGCAAGGAGAGCCATGAATACGGCTTCGCCTCACCAAATCCTGAGCCAGCCAACGAGGTCCGAGGCCCCGACACCTGATCGATCGCAAGGCCTACTGAGCCATCATGGCAGAATTATAGGCAATCTCCCGCAAGAAAGCATGCGCTCCACCCTCCAAAAATCGTATGCAGGCCCCCCTTGACAACCGAGGCCCTGTCAGGATATTAATAATCGTTCTCAATTTCATTTAGATCAACAGGCACTCACAATGGTCACAACAAAATCTCCTACATCACAGACCCATCATAGCGACGAAACACGCTGCGAGTGCGGACAGCTCATGGCCAAGGTACGGGGGCAAGGCCTCGAGTTGAAATGCAAACGCTGCAAACGGATTGTTGTCATCCCCTTCACGTCCATTGAAGGATGGACGGATCTCACGTCTCGCAATGCGTCATGATCATGAAAGGAGGCTATCACGCATCTCTCGTGCGAGCAGTCACTATGGAACATCAACACGACCAGAGACCGCCGAGTCCCGAGTCAGACCACAACCCTACTCACCGTGGAGGATACCGATGAAGATCCGGTCAATCCTCGGGGCTCTTATCATCGCCAGCTTGCCGGTCATGCCGGCTTTGGCAGAGAACATGACCCCGGAGGACATTAAGAAGCTCGTCGACGAAGCCGTCAACAAACGGATGCAGGAACATGAACGCCGAGAAAGCCCCATGGAACGAGCCATGGAAAAGAAAGAAGGCCAGCCAGGTGCCGTCCAATACCCCACTGCGACCGGACCAATGACCGATATCAGGGTCGAGCGGAAGGGAGAAGAAAAGGTCGCCTTAGGCTTCGGTTCAACCGGGTCAGGAAAACTGATCTATGCCAAGCCCTTCTTGAGCGCCCCGAAGGCCACAGTCGGTGGCTACGCCGACGTCATGTACAACAGCCTATCGCGTCAGAACCTGGACAACCCCAGCCGGAACTCCTTCGGTCAGCAGAGGCTGGTGCCCTTTATCTATGCGGACATCACCGATCATATCAAGTTCGCCACGGAAATCGAGATAGAGCGCGGCGGAACGAATGCTCCGCAAGGCACTGACGGCTCCATGCAGATTGAATTCGCGCAAATCGACTACTTGGTCCACGAGGCCGTCAATCTCCGTGCCGGTATCCTCCTCATGCCGGTGGGCAAGTTCAACTTGTTGCACGACTCACCGTTGAACGATCTCGTCGATCGACCAATGGTCTCGAGGATCGTCATCCCCAGCACCTGGTTCGAGGCGGGCGCCGGCATCTACGGCACCCTCTATCCTTCCTCCCAGTCCAAGCTGGATTATGAAGTCTATGCGGTTAACGGCATGAGTCAGACAGCAGGCTCAATTACCGATGCGGGAGTGCGAGGCGCGCGAGGCAGTGTCTCTCGGGATCGCGACGATAACAAGGCCGTCGTCGGCCGCCTTGCCTTCAGCCCGATGCTCGGGATTGAAGTGGCAGGGTCCGGTTATCATGGTGCCTACAAACCCTCCGCTGGGGCCATCGGAACCGGAAGGATCAGCATATTCGCGCTCGACTGGACTCTCCAAAAAGGGCCGTTCGAAATCATCGGTGAGTCCGCCTGGTCCAGAATCAGCAACAACAATGCAACTGGTACCGCCGGGAGCGGGATCGGGCCAGCCGGCATGCAGGGCTACTACATTCAGGGGAACTACCATTTCATGCCGGACTTCCTGAAGAAATGGGCCCCAAGCCATTTCTCAGATGCCTCAACCTTCACGGCGGTTGTGCGCTGGGAACATGTCGATACCGACACCGACGATCGCACTCGAAACGCTCCTAATACTTTAGGGAATCGTCGGGAACTCGAACGGTTGACGCTCGGAATGAATTTTCGACCGATCGAGGACACCGTGTTCAAGTTCGACTGGCAATTCAATACCCAGAAAAATGCAACAGGCCTAGTCAACGCTGGAGACCTTGGCAGCGCAAATAGTCCGATGAATGGAAACGGATTCCTGATTCAAGCAGCGACATACTTCTAGATATTGATATTATGGGTGCTCCCCACCATCCTGGTGGGGAGCACCGGACAGGGATCGAGGTTTTCATGTATTGTACTCGGCTCAGCCTCTTCATTATGGCCGGTTTCCTGACAGCATGCGCCTCCATGAGCGGCATGCAGCAGCGATTTGCCGTTTGCAGCTATGACCATGCCTGGGAAGCCGCTCTTGAAGCAGTCAAGGATCGCGCAATCAATACGAATGACAAAGATGCCGGTCTCATCGTCACCGGCTGGCTGGAAATCCCGATGCCGGGACGGACCTTTGGTGCCCTCCAACGCGACGTGGGGGACAGCAAAGATCGGTCCCGTATTACGCTTTCGGTCAAACGGCTCGACGACGTGACGAAGATCAACTTCGTAGAAGAGCGGCAACGATGGGCGTTCCGAGGCGGCTCTCGTCTCTTTGGCTGGGCCTCGACAGACCCGTCCGACGACGTCATGCGTGACGTGCAGAATCGCCTAGATGCCAAACTGAAGGAGCACGGATGTTCACTAACCTGAGTGCGTACCGCACCATTGTCATTGTTGGCTTATTCACATTTTCACCACTTCCAGCCCTGGCTGGTGAGAAAATCTGGGACAGTGAGCTGCGCCGCTATGTCACGGAAGACGACTTTAAATACGAAGAGTTCATGACAGAAGAACAAGCCCTCAAAACGGTCATGCCTAAATCTCAGCAGGTACGCAAGGAACTGATTCGGCTCACCGCCGAGAAAAAAGAGCTGATCGAACAGCGGATCGGATGGAAATTTCCTGAGGATTCGTTCGAACTCTACATCGGTCAAACCGGCGACAAGATCGACGGCTATGCCATGGTTCACAATACCATCGGCAAATATAAGCCCATGACCTACATGGTCGGGGTCGATGCCAAGGGTACCTGCACCGATGTGGAACTCCTCGTATTTCGGGACGCCAAAGGCAGTGAAGTCAGGACAAAGCGTTTCAACGCTCAGTACGACGGCAAAACGGTGACGGATCCGATTCGGATCAATAAGGACATCATCAACATCAGCGGAGCGACCATGTCCGTTCGCTCCATGAGCGCCGGCGTCAAGCGAGTCCTCGTCCTCGTGGATGAGTTTTATTTAAAACCGGCAGGGTTGGGCAGCGATACAGTCGCATCCCGCAAGAGTGACAAGGGCTTTTTCACCTCAATATTCGGCAACTAAGAGAAGAGGACCGAGCGTCCCACTATGAAAAATTTCAATCAACGATTCAAAATTCGTGACTCCGATCGCCACATTAGAATGCTCTACACACAGTTCTTACTGCTGATGTTGATCGGATTTTTATTTTCATTCTTTTGGGCCCATAGCATGACCAGCTTATCTCCTCAGGGCATTGCCGACCATTACCGCGGATCGGACGCCACCTTCGGCGAACCGATGTCGTTCCGTGAATTAGCCGAGATCACACACTTCCATTTATTTACCATGCCGGTGGTATTCATGATTCTCGTCCATGTCCTATTTTTGACCAACGCCAGCCCCACAATGAAAGTGTGGCTCTCATGGCTGTCCTTCGCCGGCGTGGGGCTCGATCTCCTGTCTCCTTGGCTCATCAGCTATGTCTCGCCTATCTTCGTATTGACCATGCTGACCGGCGATACGCTCATGATGGCGACCTTTCTCATCATGATGTGGATTCCCCTGTATGAAATGTGGATTTTGAAACAGCCGCTCATGTCCGGCAAACGCCCTGACCCGACATGACCGGGTAGCAGTGCGCACACAGTCTATCTCGGCCAGAGGTTTTTCACCCAGAGCCCAAGATCACGAGAGTGGTCTTGGGCTTTGTGTTTACTGCCCAATGTTCATGATGAAAGGAGTGAGCGTAACAAGGTTATTCAACCACACATAGACCAGAGGCCTCAGAGTCCCGAGTCACTATCTACTTCGTAACAATGCAGGAGAACGTCTATGAAGACGACATTACGACTCGGAGCGCTCATCATCGCATTGTGGCCTGACCTGTCGGTATTTGCCGACGACACAATACTGGAGAAACGCCTTAAACAGGTCGAAGACGAGCTTCGACAGCACCGCGAGACGATCAAGCAATACCAGGAACATGAACGCCGGGAAGGCGCCGGCAATCGACCAGAAGGATCTGCGGGACCGGCTGAGGAACCGGGAATAGGATCGCTCCCAGAGGTCGGGCGTGAGCGACGTGCCGATCAACCGCAGACACTGTCATTCGGGTCAACCGGATCGGGTCGGCTCGTCTATGCCAAGCCGTTCGTCACCGCGCCAAAAGCAATCGTCGGCGGCTATGCAGATGCCACCTTCCGCGCTCAAAGAAAGGGGACCATCGAGAATGGTTATTCAACCATCCGCAATGGCCAGGGAATCACCAACAATTTCGACCAACAACGATTTGTCCCCTTTATTTACGGTGACATTACCGAACACCTCAAGTTCGCCGCAGAGATTGAGATCGAACACGGGATTCGCGAGGAAGGCGGGCCTGATCGCGAAATCGAATTCGGACTTGAATTCGCACATTTCGACTACTTGATCAAGGAAGCCATCAATTTTCGGGCAGGCATCCTTCTCTTGCCTATCGGAAAATTCAACCTGCTGCACGACTCCCCCTTGAACGATTTGACGGATCGCCCCCTCGTCAGCCAATTCATCATTCCCACCACAGTGTCGGAAACTGGAGCCGGGTTCTACGGAACGTTTTACCCAGGAACCACGAGCAAGGTCGACTATGAGCTCTATGTGAGCACTGGCCCCTGCGGTCATGAACCGGACGGAACTCCAACGATCAATGAAGAAAGTGGGACCAGAGGAGCCCGTCAGCGGAAATGCGGAGCCGACGACGGCTTCGATATCAATAACGGCAAAGCGGTTACCGGTCGGCTCGCATATAGCCCCTTTCTCGGTGTTGAAATTGCCGGGTCTGGATACTACGGCAATGCCTCACCCAGCAGCTACAACCCCCTGAGCATAACCGCACTCGATTGGACGCTCCAACGAGGACCATTTGAAATCATCGGCGAAGCAGCATGGGCCTATGCCCGAGGCAATTCCAGAGCCATCCCGAATAATCAATTGGGGTTCGCACCAGGATCACTCCTTACTAGTCTCGGCGGTAGCAGCCTCGGCATCGCCCCTCAGCGCATGGACGGTCTCTATATTCAAGGCAACTATCATTTCATGCCTGAATGGCTGTCGAAACTATCACCTAAACGATTCGGACCTGGCTCAACATTCACAGCCGTCTTTCGCTACGACCGGGTAAATACCAACCTGGATAATAAACAGGGCGGGTTTGGAGAGCTTGAGCAATATTCATTCGGGGTCAACTATCGCCCCATCGAAGATGCCGTCATTAAAGCAAGCTACCAGTATCAACCCAAGGCCTTTGACCCGAACTCTGCGTCGAGAATTCACAACAGTGCGCTGGTGCTCTCCATAGCCACGTACTTCTAAGAAAATGAAAACCGGCGGTCCTCGAAGACCGTCGGCCAGACGAGACGCATTCGACAAAAACTATGACGACCAAGGATCAAGCCAAAACTGCATCTCCGCTAACACACATCTTGTCTATGCTGCACAAGATTGATCGCCTTCGCCTACCCGCTTCCTCTCGCCGCGACGTCGAAAGTATCCTCGTTCGACAAGTGACCAAGGAGTTGGATCACGCCCTCCCCTGGCAGCAGGGGCACGGGCGACGAACCGCAGCGCTCGCAGTGAGCATGGGCAAACGTGCTGGGCTTTCCCATGAGGCCCTGCATCAGCTCAAGCTTGCTTCCCTGCTTCATGACATTGGTCTCCTGACACTTCCTCCACACATCTTTTCAGAACGTCGCCCCTTGGAGGCCGAAACCTATATCGCCATACAATGCCACCCGAGAGTCGGAGCAGAACTCCTCGAACCCTTTCACTTTCTTCGAGAAGCCCGCGTCTTCATCGCCCATCACCACGAACGATGGGATGGGTCAGGCTACCCCTACGGAATCAGGGGGCGATTCATCCCGCTCGAAGCCAGGATCCTTTCCATTGCGGACGCCTTCGATGCGATCGAAGTGCCGGAGATCGAGGCCCCAGCCATCCGGACCAAAGTAGCCTACCGAATTCTGAGAGTTTCAGCAGGAACGCAATTTGACCGTGAGCTTATTGAGGTGTGCGGCCACTGCCTTGAGCAGCCGGATCATCGTCCCCTAATAGCACCATCGGTTTCGCGCCATGATGTTGTGTCAGACCTATTTCATGAGGAATCGCCATGAACCATCACACGTTCCCAGCAATGCCTAGTCTTTCCATCGCATTCTTCGTGCTGGTTGCAGCAGTGACGACCAATGGCTGCTCAGCCGGAGGCAATTCATCCGGTGGATCTTCTAGTCCACTGACAACCGGGACTCCAGGAGCCGAACAAGCAGTCGGTGAACGACTGTTTCTTGAAACCAGATTCGCGCAAGCCTTCA
The sequence above is a segment of the Nitrospirota bacterium genome. Coding sequences within it:
- a CDS encoding FAD:protein FMN transferase, giving the protein MSMVRTIASSCCLSLLLMMESGCVRLSPGSPSVVVKRTQIHMGTFVSITAVAPTDQDANRAINAGFQEVKRLEQLLSTWIPSSELSRVNVSAGIRPVAVSLETWTVVQRAKQAAELTGGGFNIAIGPAVDLWRVTEDQRIPTEAELAALHSLVDLQAILADLHEQTLYLEKPGMRIDVGGIGKGFAADHAVIAMKQAGALAGVVALSGDIKTFGQLPGGRKFPVGIQHPRKEGAVLVFIDLEDEAISTAGDYERFFERDGVRYHHILDPNTLQPARGCQSVTVIAKEGVWADGLDTGIFVMGPERGMELVERLPDVEAIIVGADGRLFLSSGLQNRVRFPGQSDGRGQGQ
- a CDS encoding HD domain-containing phosphohydrolase, producing MLHKIDRLRLPASSRRDVESILVRQVTKELDHALPWQQGHGRRTAALAVSMGKRAGLSHEALHQLKLASLLHDIGLLTLPPHIFSERRPLEAETYIAIQCHPRVGAELLEPFHFLREARVFIAHHHERWDGSGYPYGIRGRFIPLEARILSIADAFDAIEVPEIEAPAIRTKVAYRILRVSAGTQFDRELIEVCGHCLEQPDHRPLIAPSVSRHDVVSDLFHEESP
- a CDS encoding FMN-binding protein; amino-acid sequence: MFTNLSAYRTIVIVGLFTFSPLPALAGEKIWDSELRRYVTEDDFKYEEFMTEEQALKTVMPKSQQVRKELIRLTAEKKELIEQRIGWKFPEDSFELYIGQTGDKIDGYAMVHNTIGKYKPMTYMVGVDAKGTCTDVELLVFRDAKGSEVRTKRFNAQYDGKTVTDPIRINKDIINISGATMSVRSMSAGVKRVLVLVDEFYLKPAGLGSDTVASRKSDKGFFTSIFGN